The DNA sequence AGTGTTACAGCTGTCATGATGCTCTGTGTTATATTTCCAGTGTATACACATGTCCATGTATATAAAGGCATCACAACTGTTGGTGTCAGATAAAGACACAGCAGGAGGCGTGAATCTCTCTCTCGTGTTTATCACGTCTCACAGATATGAAAAACATCGTTATAAACAAGCCAGTTTGTACTGGTATCTATAATTGGCTGTAGCCACAGTCATGTTAGTAATTTCTggaaaaaaactgctttaatCTGTGGGGCTTTTGATTGGAGGAGACAGAGCCTCAGGCCGGCGTTACACTCCTTTCACGAgatggagaggggggtggggggggggggggggatcccaTGTGACACTCAGCAGCCCCCACCACAGTGAGGCCAGCATCAGGTCGCTCTTAACCCTGCTGAGGATCTGACTTATTTTACTCTCTACTtcatttgatttttgtttttcatatcctcatatcttttctttttagattTATTCTCCGACTCCAGTTGGTTCAGTTTTGTAAACTCTGGTTTTCACACAAATACTTTATGATCTGTCTTTTTCCAGCAGCTCTGTTCTTTTACCTTTTGAGCCCCGACAGTTCCTCACATCAGATTCCTGCTGGATGATACATTCTGATAAATCAAGTGGACTCTTACTTTTGATTCCACACATATTGTATATTTGTAGAATGATTTTTATCATATTTGGTCCAGTATGATTACTCTACATATGAGCTCAGggcctttgtttgtgtctctgagaGAGAACAGCTGAGAATAATGACTTCTAatgcagtaaaatacattttgctgaATTGGACAATTTTGTAACTTGTGTAAATTCAAAAGTTTCTTTGCTTATGGTTTCATAAAGTTCTCCATCAGCAGAATGTCTGCTCAGACTTCTTATGAGTTGTTTGCTTCACAGcgctttgtgtctgtgtcaggaCCGACTGTCCAACGTGTCACTTTACAAAATTAGATCAACTGAGTATTCTCCTGTATGCAAACCAGATTTTAACAATTCCTTCAAAGTGTCagtatgtcccccccccccacacacacacacacagcgaacAGTGCTGGTGATCTGGCTCTGCCCTGTTCGGTGGCGGTGGTGCGCTCGATGTCGACACCTGCTTCGACCTGCGTCTTCTCTCCGGGTCACTTTTCTTAACTTGTGGAATGTTTGAGTCTCGTTGCCGCTCCAACCTGAAGAGTGCGTTTCTCCGTGGATGGGCTGAGTGTgcgggagagaggaggaggagggggggggggttgcagggTCTATGTGCAGGGAGTGTATGAGAGTCCCTTTGTATCCCAGTGAAGCTACAGGCCAGGCAGTTATGGGTAAGGCTGCCTCATTGCCCTGattcaccccccctcccctcccggCCCAACTCTCCCTCAATGgccctctttgtctctgcaaAGTATCACACAGCCGATTAAAGGGAGGGAATTAGGAGTCAGGCTTAACCTGCAACACGCACACGTACATGCACACTATAACCAACTGGAGATATGCATATGGGCAAGTAGAACCAAGTATATTAGCTCAGGTTCTGTCGGGGAACTTTTCATCTGCAGTAATCGACAGCGAATATGAAGACTTCCTCTGCTATTGTAGTGTAACACATTGTCTCAGTCAccgcctacacacacacacacacacacacacacacctgatggTCAGTGGTCGACTGCAGAAGCTCTGAGTTGCAGTTAAAGTGAATTATCCATTAGCTGGAGAGATTATTCAGAGAATGTGAGCAGAGCTTTGAGCCACGGAGGCATGTGCCTCTGTTGTTATGTGTGATTAATGACGACCAGACCAGGGCTTCGATAACAAAAGGAATATTTCTATAATGGGGTCAATTAGTAGTTTTGAAAATGGGGTTTGTTTTCCGgttattgtttgttgttgttgttgtactgcAGTTGTTGTTCAGGCTGCTGAGGTGTGTTTGTTCCACTGTGGAAACGTTTCAAGAGGCAGACTTGTATGAAAGCAGAAATAATAGCTTTATTTCAAGTGAGGGTAAAAGTTAGTCATCATCACATGATACGGCTCGCGGTCCCGCTGTTATTCAGAAGTTGTGGCGACAGTTATACAAGAAGGAAAAGATTAAATACTACAACAGTCAAACGTTTTCCTCTAAATGGAGAGAAACATTtaaccgacacacacacaagaagcaACAGAACAAATATAAATAGGAAAATGTCGAATTCAAAGCAACATTACAACAATACAGATGTGAAAATGGCTGCTTGTGCTGGAGGTAAATGGTTAAATAAACATGGGCTTATAGCACCGGTGGACCGTGATTTAAAACAAGCAGTGCTGCATGCGTATCGTTTACATCTGTGTCCAGTAATGAGAATATATCTGTGATATACATGataacaaagcaaataaatgatGTTTGAACACTTCTGTGTTGAGGGAGAGACATTATACGTGGAAACACACTATTCACcataaagattaaaaagagattATAAAAGACATTATGGAAAAAAACAGGTTAACTAAtggtttacaaaaaaaaatagaaaaagacacaaacaggattgaacaaaaacagcttttctCTTCACTGCACCATCTGTTAGTCACAAGTTTTATTGAGGACAAGGCCCagtttatgtttaatattaggccgtgttaaaatgtttttaactcCTGCTGGTTTTAATCTCTGGCAACTGCTTCTCAGTGTTGGCTGAGTATCACTGAAACTGTATGAAAATAGCTTTTTCTAAAGATACAAAAACTGTATTAAAAacatgacataaaaaaaaaagtgtatctGTGGCAGAGAAAAGCAGCGGTGCAGGATTCCAGGAGATAATAATGGCAAAAAGCGTTTGACGGCATCGTCACAgtcaaaaaagtgaaaacaaagcaaaagctTCTATCATATATTCTGTAATCTGACATTTCAATGTAGAAAGTATAAATAGATTTGTCTTGACCATGAATCTTCTCcacaaatacatcaaatacGAACTTGAATAATCAGTCATCAGTGCTTTTGtgggtaaaaagaaaagcaacaggaaTATTTGACACCAAAAGACTTTAAAGAATTTTATATACGTCAGGTATGAAAAGTTAAGCTCAGAAAGAAGCTACGTCAGGTAGTGTTAAGTGTCTCGTTGGGAGGAACCTCTGTAACGTTTCTTCTCTAGTTCTAAAGTTTTGGTTTCAAAACTTTGgttgttttacaaatatttcATATCTGTATGCATCAGTACACGTACATTAGTTATTTCAAGTACATTTCATCGACTATCCTGATAATAGTCGTCATTTTCTGACTCAACACACATTTCACTTCACAAAAGTTCACATGGTTTTCCGGCGTTTTTCTTCCATGTGTGTTCGTTGCGTTTACAAAAGTCTTTTGAAGTGAACACGGCacaaaaatttgaataaaaatcagGACAAATGTTCCTCAGAATCCAACAGAGTGTATTTGTCGTATTGATTTCCAAAAGCAATACCAAACTAACATCTGTCTGACGAAGGCCTTGCCTGAGAAGTTAATGGGCCATAGCCAAATGATTCGGCTCTCTCCCATTCTTCTTGTATGTAGATGAGAGTGACTCCCTCTCAGTCCGCTCTACGTTACGCAGGTCAAGCTTCTGACCTTATTGCATCAGATGTACTTTTCATTGTGGTCCATTGTCCCTGTCCTCCTCAGTTTTGCCTCCTCTGATTCGCAGTGAGTCAACAAACCAATGACACCTGTGAACACTTCTCGTTCTGTTGTTGTGTCAAAGGCTTTGCTGCTGGGAATCTAACCTGAAACTCTGCAGTGCTcggtgagtgtttgtttttttctttgctccgTCAAAGTAACACACTCTTACTACTACTCTGTCCGGCCCTAATACTCAACCACGCCTCGATAGCACCACGGGCCAAGCTCGTACTTGGGCTGCGACAGCATTTCTGCGTCCGGGAAGGCGCAGTACGGGGTTCCTCCCCACGGGCCtccccagcctcctcctccggtGCCGGCCCACTCCCCACAGCCCAGACCGCTTTGACCGTCGATACCAGCAGCTcggctgttgttgttgctgtggccGCTGTAGCTCCTTGGGTCTGACATGGGGGCTGAGCCTGCACCAGTGCCCTCTGGAATCGTTATCTGTCATGGCCGCGACAGGGTAGTGTAGACGGGCTGTTCCCAGTGTGTGGGGCTGTGCGACTGCTGCACGCTGGCTGGGTCGCTGATGGGCGTATACAGGGGCCTCTGGGAGGGCCCCATGTAAGAGAAGGCGGAGTACAACCCCGAGGCCTGGCTGGAGTGGGCGTAGTACGACCCTGAGGCCTGATGATCAGCATATTCAGCAAACTGAGCCCTAGAGGCCAGTGAGGGGAAAGCAGAACTGTAGTGAGGAAGGCTGAGGGGCGCATATGTCACATGGGACCCTGCTGTGACGGCCTCTGCAAAGTGGCCCCCAGCGCCCCCAGCCTCACTCTTAATCTGGGCCTTGGACGGGTCTGAGCTCAGACTGGAGCCGTGATGCTGCTGCGGAGGCTGCTGCTTGGAGAGCCAGGCAGCTGAGTGTCCACTGGCCGCTGCCAGAGCTGAGGAGATGCCGTAGGTGTACGCTGAGGCTGGAGAGGCTGTTGCAGCTGCAGCCCCCCCAGCACTCTGTCCCACCCCCGGGTGCCCATTAGGGGGAAGATACTGGTCAAACTCATTGACATCAAACGGCTCCATGTTGGCCATGACCTCGTGGCTCATCTCACCAATGTCCACATTACCAAAGTCAATGTGAGGTTTCCCAGATCCCGGAGCACCTGAGCCTCCCTCCGGTCCTGTTGTGCCACGGGAGACCCCGTTCCCATTAACCTCCCTCTTCCCGTCTCCGGCCTTCCCAGAATGAGGCTCTGTCTTGGGAGTGGTGGGGGGTGTGGGAGGACTGTGGCTCTGACCTGTAGGGACACAAGACAGATGAGGTTACAGCTCTTTTTCTTGGCAGACAAAACCATTAAATATCTGAGTGCCACACTGCCCAGTTGCATCCAGGCTAATACACATGTAACAGGGATCAGTGGGTAGTGGAAGGGAGCCTGCAGCCCACCTGCAGCATGAGGGTGGTGCCCATCTGTGAGAGGGGACCTGGCTCCCCCACTGGGGGCCACATCCAGGTGGAGGCCCTTGTAGCGGGAGTGGCTGTGGGGGCCCTCGCCCTCCGAATGGCCTTCGGCCTCACTTCCGGACCCGGAGCCAAGCTTTCCGTTCTTGCGGCGCCGGGGCTGGTACTTGTAGTCAGGGTAGTCTTTCTTGTGCTGCTTCCTCAGCCTCTCTGCTTCCTCGATGAAGGGCCGCTTGTCGCTCTCATTGAGGAGTCTTTGATGGAAAGAAGATACCAAGATGGTTGTTTGTTAACATAAAGGAAGAAAACTCAACACACGCCGCACACTGCTGTAAATATAGTATTCTACAAGAGGATTTAATAATTTACaactttttatttgatatagTTGCTGTAGTATATGTTGCAGCAAGTAGCTTCTTCACAGCTGTATCTGATGTCAGCCTCGAGGGTTTGACTTCTGGATACTAATGACATAATGAGGCCTTAGAAGCATCCTGTCTGAAAACTTGACCTGAGCTACTTAATACCACTGATGGCTGGAGATGGCATGAGAACCCCCCGACCTTCCTCAGCCTCCCTGCTCATCGTGACTCTGAGCCAATTAACCAATCAGGCCTGAGCCCAAGGTCAAGTCTTCATCTAATTAATGCTGGATCCCCACAACGCTAATGAATTTAACCTCTGTGACCTTTCTGGTGAGGAAATGGTGAGTGTTGAAGCAAAGCAGAAGTTTAAACTTTAAGAACTGTGAGGGTTCAGTGAACAATTAGCCACACACATGTATTCAGGTGGATTCTTGACtcagaaatatttgaaatataaaattggAGTTTAAATAACGTGAAACATCTTCTGGTACTTTTAACTCTCAGAGGTGAAAGGCTGTACTTTCAGCTGAGCGGCTCTGAAAACCACTCTTATTCCCTCAGGAGCCGCAGTCGCTCCAGTCAAGTGGCCAAGAATTAAACGGTGTATGAAATGAGTCTGGACTCGGGGACATGTGACCACGGCAGCTACACAGACTCTGGTTCTTCAGCTGCTGAGCCGTGTCCGAAAGCAGGAAAATGAGACTTATCTCTGAAAAGTCTCAGTAATTTACAGCAgatacattttacagaaaacattatGCCGCAGATACACTTACATGGGGGGGTGTTGTGTCCTCGCTCATTTGAAAATGACAGCCATCATTACATTATGGAAAAACTAGAAAGACTTAAGACAAAAATAGGGGAATGAATACTCCACGTGCACAAGTGCCTGCAGTTGTGAAATCAATTTAATCACCACGGTGCTGGGGTGAGTCTACGTGCACGATGCTGGCCTCAAGTTAAATCCATGTGAGTGAGGGTATGACATTTTGAGGTTAGaacgatgggggggggggttgaggtgGTAGAGATCAGATGATCGAGTTGTTGCTATTCAGAGcgtggaaaacatgttttctgggAAATATTGGGGACAACAAGAGAGACGCTTTGTCCTTTTATACTTAATATtctgaccacaaacacacatctacCTCTCCTGAAGCCCTTTCCCAAAAAACTCAGACCCCTGAATAAAGCCTTTAATGTTTCTTGAAACCTGAAGATTCATCcagaacatttatttacaagTATCAAAGCCTAGTTTGTAGATATCTGAGTATCTCCAGCTCCACTGGCCCCTACATGTCCTGAACtcctccaacccccccccctgtttaCCGTCCACGTCTCCCAGCTACACGCACACAACGTGCATTGGACAGTAGGTGAACTATCACAGTAAAGTGgcctcctcacctccacagcTTCCCCAGGGTCTTGCTGAGCTCCGCGTTGTGCAGGTGCGGGTGTTGATCGGCCAGTTTCCTCCGCGCCGCCTGCGCCCAAACCATGAACGCGTTCATGGGCCTCTTCACGTGCGGCTTGCTCTTGCCGCCGGTGTTCACGCGCACGGGCATGGGCACGAGGGTCCAGTCGTAGCAGTTGAGCACCTGACTCACCGCCTCGCGGATTCCTGCCGGGAAGCGGTCGTCCTCGTCGTCGGATTTCACAGAGGAGCAGCCCGCCGACGCGTCGTCCAGACCCGCCAGCTGCGCCGGCTGCCGGAGAGGCGAGTCCCCGCTGCCCGTGGCCCCGGAAGAGTGACCCGGGGACAGGGAGCGGCTGTCGTCCGACATGCCGGGACTGAGCTCCACCTCCGACAAGCTCTGCTCGTCTCTGGACAtcttcctacacacacacaaacctccaggTGCGCAGAGGACGCAAAGGCCTGTTCCTACAAATGCTGAGATGTGCCTGTTCGGGTCCCTGTTGCTGTTGATCCTACAGAGTGCGGAGTGTCGGCTGACTGCTGATCTGACCTGTCTCTTCTCTGGCTCCTCTAAGTTATAATATAAACTGCCAGTCTGTCTCTACTCTCAGCCTCCGTTGCAAAACTCTGTGAGGATTCCACATTAAAGTTCTTTCCATCCGGGTGGTTGGTATCATAGGCGGCTCAGTGCGCACCTTGGACCCCAGTTTACCTGCTAATGCACAGATTACTGCGCCAAACTCACCCGCACACACTTCCCTCCTGAcgtccccttctctctctcctccgtgAATCCCGCGATTGGACCTCAGCAGCGGAGACCTGCAACAGAGCGGTGAGGGGTTCAGTTGGATCAGGGGCAGGGACGGAGCCTGGTTCATTGGGCGACTACAACCTCACCGACACAtctggggggggcggggggagggaggaggtgctGTCTTCAGCTAACAAGTCAGGACACTGTGAGAAGTGAGTTTGCACATTTCCACAGAGGAATCAAACCTAAAAAACTAACCTGATGGCCCCACCCCAGATTTTTTAACCCAATAAAATTGGCCTTTTGAGGGACTTTTGCATCTGTGATCTTTTCCCTGTTGCATTCATGCGAAGTCATGAGAAGAGGCTCAAGTGGTTTTCTgttaaatgtcaacattaaCTACCCTCTGAAATAAGGAAGGAGGCAAAAGCCCCACTGAGGCCTCGGCTGTAAATCCAGCACGTGTGCGTAAAAGGCGCAGAATATTGTCTAAactcatttactttttttatttcttcagtgTCTGGGTTTTTTATATAAGTTGGATCTTTGCAGAgctccccccaccccaccctacccccccccacccccccaccccccctttaCAGCTACTGTTTAAGGGCTCGCAGTTATCCCAGGCTCCCCGGGGACCAGGTGTTGTAATGGGCAGCACAGTCTTGGATTTATACCCCGCAGTCCCTGGATCAACACAACCTGGCGCTGGAAATATAAACCTCATGTGCGCGCGTGTGACTTggacacagtgtgtttgtggaaCAGGAGCGAGTCTGTGTCGGCGGCTGCAAAATGCGTCCTTGTTTTTTACCCATTAAATCAACACCCGGGCCCCGAACTTTACGTCCTGGACGTGAATCAGCGAACTTCCCGTGAACCAGCGGCGCCGGTTTGTCCCCCCCACCACTCCGGGATCATGTTGCAGGGGAATTAGTGAATCTCGCCCACGTTTAAGTGACACTAAAAGAAAcgagtttgtgttttcttctgtcgGTGAAGTGGTGGAACTCAGTCACTTCACACTCAGGTTACTGCAGCTTTTTATATTTGAGGAGAAAAAATTATTCACCActttttaacaaaacatttatgaaCATACATGATTATTAATTTCTACATTTGTGTGTCATCTACTGGTTTAAACACTCTTTTGAACGAACCAATGCTTTTTCAGTGGCTCTAAGTAAAAGTCCAACATCTGTTTAATTAAGCTTCGTGTGGGCGAAGCTTCAGCATCTGTCCGAGGCGCATTAATGATAAATGACAGTCGCTCGCCACCTGGTTTGTAACAGGGCCACTTCACAGGCTGTCATCGCGTCTGAAACGCAGAGGAACCGTGCGTAAAACGTCGTGCGCAATTGGCACCGAACGCCTTTTTACGCACGTGTTTGCAAGACTCAGTTGTAATCACATATAACGTCTCATGaaagaaagcaaagagaaatgGCAGCAGTCAATTGACTGAGTGGTGATAATTTCCTTTTGTCACTGAACATATAAATTGTTAACTAAGTTATTTCTCTCATACGCAGCgtctgaaatgaaaataaagactcGTCTCTGCGCTTAACTCACCAGTTAAAGTTTGTAAAAGCGAATCTCATATGAACCATTATCTGAAGACATGTACTTTGTGTTCCAGTATTTTCATTACAGAgcatatttactgtgtgtgatgAATTCCGGGTCTGTGAACTCATTACCGCCGCTCGATTTGACAATAAGTTGGCCTTAATTTGCTTGTTAGAAACTTTACTGTTAATTAGATTTTACAACAGCGCGTagtttgtttgtggtttgtttttcaatctCCTCCAACTTTTAAAAAACCTCTTCATCCACTAATAAGTTTTGCTTTTGCTGAatcctataaaaaaaaaattcgtGGTTAGGAAAATCGTCAGTGTTGACAAATGATGAGGAGCAACACGTCAAAATGAAATCATCTGAGAAATCAATTCAGAACAGATCGACTCATGGCAGATTCGCTATaataaaaaacagtgaaagCAAATTTAAAAgagtttgttttacattttaaaaactgtaaaagcaaCAGGTTATTCTCAGATGATCCCAAaatctgacaaataaacaaataagtaATTTTGCCACAGTCCCATTACGCACACACCCtgaaacaataataacaacagcaataaaaatCATAATTCTAATGGCGATGGTGTATTTCTGAGTCGGGCTTCGTTCGTCACACCATCAGAGTGAGAGGCAGCAGAAAGGAAAGAGTTGGAAATGCTAAGCGCCTTACTTCAGTAATGAGAAAAGGAGGTCGCCGGTTTAGCACGAGAATCCGTGAGTTCCCGAGTTTCCAAAGTGACGCTCGATCCCCAGCCCCCTCGTTGCGCTGCCCGAGTATGAATGCCTGCTCTGTGTGTCGGCACCGGGGCTTAAAGAGCTCCTTGTATGAGGCTGGGAGTTGAAAAAAAGTCAAGTCTTAAAGGAGCAGTACAACTACATGATGCAGATTCAGATGTTTGTGATTGGCTGGGGGATGTAATTCCCCCCCTCTTCCATCcatccccccttctctctctctccaaaaaaaaaagtgtaaaaatatagAAAGGAAATTtgagggttttgttttttctcaagTTAGTTTGAGGCTGAACACGAGGTCCCAGTGTTCATACATTGTGTTCTGTGCATTTTAACACCGTCGCCTGCTTCATGTGGTTGTTTTACAAAAGGGGGAATCCACACATCAGCTGAATGCATATTCTGTAacaggttgttgttgtagtCGCACAACTGAGAGTTCACATGGTGCAGAGAGAGATCAACACAACACGCggcaataaacacaaaaatcttcttttatttgtgaaCACTGACAACAACATAACCAAATATGATAAAGAAACACACTTAGCAGCACAAAGCCAGCTACTATATGTAAGATTGAATCCCTGCTGTGGTTACTTTCCAGATAGTGAATATTCATTGTAGTATCAACTAAACATGTGTCGGGTATATTTGAGGTTGTGTAGTTCCACACCTGAGAAATCCTACAGGCCTCTGTTAACTTGAGCGGAAGTACATATGGTGGCCAAGGGACATCAACACAACTCAACACAGCTCAACACAACACAGGACAAAACAGACAACACAAGCAAATTTACAGAAAAACGCTGCAACACAACATGCACGACATCCAAATTCACAAACTCGCTGCAAGATGAtagaagtgtttccaggggacacaaTCCAGGGATGAAACACAATTTGTGACTTTATTGAAGTAACTGAAGTTGTGTGTTGGAAATGAGGTAAAGTCTACTACAGGTTTCATTACTTTTGTGTGTCCCCTGTGAGCACATCTGTTTCCATCATGCCCCATATTgggttttgttgtgtgtatttgcagtgtgtttgtctggttGTGTTGTACTTGCATGTGTGAGTATGTTGTCAAAttataatacataaatataatttgcttgtgttttgtctgcatGTGTAAGTTGCAGCACATTGAGCTCTGCAGGGCCACCAACACAATTTAAGGCCTTAATTACAATTACTCTGAAATCAATTCATGACCATTGAATTTGCAGCCTATACCTGCAGCAtctaaatgcatttttaaaaaagcctcTAAATTCAAAAATCTCTGAGGCTTCAagacaaaaaaatctatttgacaGATTTAAACTTCAGCtgagaaaaaagttaaatttcaGATTCCAGAAGCTGGAACAAGGCAACACAAGATTCTGTCAGTGATTGATCCGCAAATCAAGAAAACTCGATTATAGAGGCCTgagagaagaaggggggggggggggctcggcGCCTCAGAGTCAATCAGAAGCTGAAGTCTGAAAACACAGAAGTTATCAAATTGTGTTGGTCTCA is a window from the Hippoglossus hippoglossus isolate fHipHip1 chromosome 8, fHipHip1.pri, whole genome shotgun sequence genome containing:
- the sox10 gene encoding transcription factor SOX-10 isoform X2, encoding MSRDEQSLSEVELSPGMSDDSRSLSPGHSSGATGSGDSPLRQPAQLAGLDDASAGCSSVKSDDEDDRFPAGIREAVSQVLNCYDWTLVPMPVRVNTGGKSKPHVKRPMNAFMVWAQAARRKLADQHPHLHNAELSKTLGKLWRLLNESDKRPFIEEAERLRKQHKKDYPDYKYQPRRRKNGKLGSGSGSEAEGHSEGEGPHSHSRYKGLHLDVAPSGGARSPLTDGHHPHAAGHSPPTPPTTPKTEPHSGKAGDGKREVNGNGVSRGTTGPEGGSGAPGSGKPHIDFGNVDIGEMSHEVMANMEPFDVNEFDQYLPPNGHPGVGQSAGGAAAATASPASAYTYGISSALAAASGHSAAWLSKQQPPQQHHGSSLSSDPSKAQIKSEAGGAGGHFAEAVTAGSHVTYAPLSLPHYSSAFPSLASRAQFAEYADHQASGSYYAHSSQASGLYSAFSYMGPSQRPLYTPISDPASVQQSHSPTHWEQPVYTTLSRP
- the sox10 gene encoding transcription factor SOX-10 isoform X1 translates to MSRDEQSLSEVELSPGMSDDSRSLSPGHSSGATGSGDSPLRQPAQLAGLDDASAGCSSVKSDDEDDRFPAGIREAVSQVLNCYDWTLVPMPVRVNTGGKSKPHVKRPMNAFMVWAQAARRKLADQHPHLHNAELSKTLGKLWRLLNESDKRPFIEEAERLRKQHKKDYPDYKYQPRRRKNGKLGSGSGSEAEGHSEGEGPHSHSRYKGLHLDVAPSGGARSPLTDGHHPHAAGQSHSPPTPPTTPKTEPHSGKAGDGKREVNGNGVSRGTTGPEGGSGAPGSGKPHIDFGNVDIGEMSHEVMANMEPFDVNEFDQYLPPNGHPGVGQSAGGAAAATASPASAYTYGISSALAAASGHSAAWLSKQQPPQQHHGSSLSSDPSKAQIKSEAGGAGGHFAEAVTAGSHVTYAPLSLPHYSSAFPSLASRAQFAEYADHQASGSYYAHSSQASGLYSAFSYMGPSQRPLYTPISDPASVQQSHSPTHWEQPVYTTLSRP